In Parasegetibacter sp. NRK P23, a single genomic region encodes these proteins:
- a CDS encoding sialate O-acetylesterase yields MKRLFAYITALCLLQGIAYAQVKLPALVRDSMILQRDKPVNIWGWAAANENVTVRFNGKQYRARADKGGNWSVTLPPVKAGGPYNMEIRGKNTIRLKEILFGDVWLCSGQSNMVHQLNIHDVTYAQDIATANYPMIRQFWIPTLTNMRQPEKDLPEGYWVPAVGEAVRPFSAVAFFFAKKLHEAHQIPVGIINASVGGTPIQAWISEEGLKEFPSAVEAIARNRDTAALNRSRRRVPENRNNTLPPEDAGMTGSLKWFEPAYAPKGWRNIAVPGYWEDQGVRDLNGIVWYRKEIDIPASMTGKAAKVFLGRIVDADELYINGTRVGSTGYQYPQRRYSVPAGVLKEGRNLFVVRVTNNGGKGGFVPDKPYCIFSGTDTIPLYGYWQYKVGAVFRPSQGGFGGGGVNAQNQPSALYNAMVAPTVPYTIKGICWYQGESDSGQPAMYAKWQKAIIKDWRVQRNDTTLPFLYVQLPGYMEYNYLPSESNWASMREAQTNALELPNTGMAVAIDLGEWNDIHPDNKKDVGERLALAAEKIAYGKELVYSGPMFRSARIEGDKIRIGFNHTGSGLTTSDGEAPAEFAIAGADKKFVWAKARIEGEEVVVWSPEIKEPKYVRYAWADNPVNPSLINKEGLPAAPFRTDK; encoded by the coding sequence ATGAAAAGATTGTTTGCCTATATAACGGCGCTTTGTTTGCTCCAGGGTATAGCGTATGCGCAGGTGAAATTACCAGCCCTTGTACGGGATAGCATGATCCTTCAGCGCGATAAGCCCGTAAACATCTGGGGCTGGGCCGCCGCGAATGAAAACGTAACCGTTCGTTTTAATGGAAAGCAATACCGCGCCCGTGCGGACAAGGGTGGAAACTGGTCCGTTACATTGCCGCCCGTAAAAGCCGGTGGTCCTTATAATATGGAGATCCGTGGAAAGAATACCATCCGGTTGAAGGAAATTCTTTTCGGTGATGTATGGTTGTGCAGCGGACAATCCAATATGGTACATCAACTCAACATCCACGATGTAACTTATGCGCAGGACATCGCTACAGCCAATTATCCCATGATCCGGCAGTTCTGGATACCCACGCTGACGAATATGCGACAACCAGAAAAAGATTTACCCGAAGGATATTGGGTGCCTGCTGTGGGAGAGGCGGTACGGCCATTTTCAGCAGTGGCTTTTTTCTTCGCGAAAAAATTACATGAAGCACATCAGATACCAGTAGGTATTATTAATGCCAGCGTAGGCGGAACGCCGATACAGGCATGGATAAGTGAAGAAGGATTAAAAGAATTTCCTTCCGCAGTGGAGGCAATCGCCCGAAACAGGGATACGGCCGCATTGAACAGGTCACGCCGTCGTGTACCTGAAAACAGAAATAATACGCTGCCACCCGAAGATGCGGGTATGACAGGAAGCCTGAAATGGTTCGAGCCCGCGTATGCACCAAAAGGCTGGCGCAACATTGCCGTGCCGGGTTATTGGGAAGACCAGGGGGTGCGCGACCTCAATGGGATCGTATGGTACAGGAAGGAAATTGATATACCCGCGTCAATGACGGGCAAGGCCGCGAAAGTGTTCCTGGGAAGAATTGTGGATGCCGACGAATTGTACATTAACGGGACCCGTGTAGGAAGTACCGGTTACCAATATCCGCAGCGAAGGTATTCGGTGCCCGCTGGTGTTTTAAAGGAAGGCAGGAACCTGTTTGTGGTACGTGTGACCAATAATGGCGGGAAAGGCGGATTTGTGCCGGATAAGCCTTACTGTATTTTTTCAGGCACCGATACCATTCCATTGTATGGTTATTGGCAATATAAGGTAGGCGCGGTTTTCAGACCCTCACAAGGCGGATTCGGCGGCGGAGGCGTGAATGCGCAGAACCAGCCTTCGGCCTTGTACAATGCCATGGTGGCGCCCACCGTTCCTTATACCATCAAGGGGATTTGCTGGTACCAGGGCGAGAGCGACAGTGGTCAGCCCGCCATGTATGCAAAGTGGCAGAAAGCCATTATAAAAGACTGGCGCGTACAAAGGAACGATACCACATTGCCGTTCCTCTATGTGCAGTTGCCCGGGTACATGGAGTACAATTACCTGCCTTCGGAGAGCAACTGGGCATCGATGCGCGAAGCGCAGACCAATGCGTTGGAATTGCCCAATACGGGCATGGCCGTGGCCATCGACCTGGGTGAATGGAACGATATTCATCCCGATAATAAAAAGGATGTAGGTGAAAGACTCGCGCTTGCCGCCGAAAAAATCGCCTACGGAAAAGAACTGGTGTATTCCGGTCCCATGTTCCGTTCGGCCCGTATAGAAGGAGATAAAATCAGGATTGGTTTTAACCATACCGGTAGTGGGTTAACCACCAGCGATGGAGAAGCGCCCGCTGAATTCGCGATCGCGGGGGCAGATAAAAAATTCGTTTGGGCCAAAGCCCGGATTGAAGGTGAAGAAGTAGTGGTTTGGAGTCCTGAGATAAAAGAACCGAAGTATGTGCGTTACGCCTGGGCCGATAATCCCGTAAACCCTTCGCTCATAAATAAAGAAGGCCTGCCCGCAGCTCCGTTCCGGACCGATAAGTAG
- a CDS encoding glycoside hydrolase family 3 C-terminal domain-containing protein produces the protein MKKLCFLFLLFVSARLLAQEWKQYPMWNPSLPIEQRVNDVVSRLTLEEKVAQMLNATPAVPRLGIPAYDWWNEVLHGVARTPYRTTVFPQAIAMAATWDTNSLYRMADYSALEGRAIHNKAIESGRTKERYLGLTYWTPNINIFRDPRWGRGQETYGEDPFLTAMLGRAFVRGLQGEDDKYLKAAACAKHFAVHSGPEPSRHSDNFNPTTYDLWDTYLPAFKELIVDANVVGVMCAYNAVNKQPCCGNDLLMNDILRNQWKFNGYVTSDCWAIDDFFKYHKTHPDATSAAVDAVLHGTDIECGQTVYYTLKDAVQKGLITEAQLDVSLKRLFTVRYKLGMFDPVSMVKYAQTPSSVLESAPHQAHALKMAQQSVVLLKNDKQTLPLQKNIKKVAVVGPNADNRISVLGNYNGVPSRIVTVLDGIKEKLGPGVEVIYEKGVNFTNDTLLAYSDLSKQFTYNNASGFQAEYFAGRELEGNPVFTRVEPTLDLTWQRGDIIGNGLTATNFSARFNAVFKPAQTGKINLEVNADDGYRLFVNGKKVIDAWTRNRWGARTYALDAKKDSSYKITLEYWQGDDQANVSLRTGNFKKTDHKALAARLAQADVIIFAGGISPQLEGEEMPVNDPGFDGGDRTTIQLPVVQTELLKALKATGKPLVFVMMTGSAIAIPWEDKNVPAIVNAWYGGQSAGTAIADVLFGDYNPAGRLPVTFYASDKDIPGFSDYTMNGRTYRYFKGKALYPFGYGLSYTNFKYADLKLPSGISSGKELPVTVTLTNTGSRDGEEVIQLYVAHQGVKGKAPIRALKGFKRVFLKAGETATFDFTLKADDLSLVKEADGSRYIPSGKVQVSVGGGQPGERAGSGNVVSGIVSIQ, from the coding sequence ATGAAAAAGCTATGCTTTCTTTTCCTGCTGTTCGTTTCCGCCCGGCTATTGGCTCAGGAGTGGAAACAATATCCCATGTGGAACCCATCCCTGCCCATTGAGCAACGGGTGAACGATGTGGTGAGCAGGTTAACGCTGGAAGAAAAAGTGGCCCAGATGCTGAACGCCACACCGGCTGTACCACGGTTAGGGATACCTGCTTACGACTGGTGGAACGAAGTGTTGCACGGGGTGGCCAGAACGCCTTACCGTACCACGGTGTTTCCGCAAGCCATCGCGATGGCTGCTACCTGGGATACCAATTCGCTTTACCGCATGGCCGATTACTCCGCGCTGGAAGGAAGGGCCATTCACAACAAAGCGATTGAATCCGGGAGAACAAAAGAAAGGTACCTGGGACTCACCTACTGGACCCCGAACATCAATATATTCCGTGATCCCCGCTGGGGAAGAGGACAGGAAACCTACGGTGAAGATCCGTTTCTAACGGCGATGCTTGGCCGCGCATTTGTACGGGGCCTGCAGGGGGAAGATGATAAATACCTGAAAGCCGCCGCCTGCGCCAAACATTTTGCCGTGCACAGCGGACCGGAGCCTTCCCGCCACTCCGATAATTTTAACCCCACCACCTACGACCTCTGGGATACCTACCTGCCCGCGTTCAAAGAACTGATCGTGGATGCGAATGTGGTGGGCGTGATGTGCGCCTACAACGCGGTGAACAAACAGCCCTGCTGCGGCAACGACCTGCTGATGAACGATATTCTCCGCAACCAGTGGAAGTTCAATGGTTATGTAACCTCCGACTGCTGGGCGATTGATGATTTTTTCAAATACCATAAAACTCATCCAGATGCTACCTCTGCCGCGGTAGACGCTGTACTGCACGGGACTGATATCGAATGCGGGCAAACCGTGTATTATACCTTGAAAGATGCCGTTCAGAAAGGACTGATTACTGAAGCGCAACTGGATGTTTCTCTGAAAAGACTATTCACTGTAAGGTATAAGCTGGGTATGTTCGATCCGGTGTCTATGGTGAAATACGCGCAAACGCCTTCTTCCGTGCTGGAAAGCGCGCCGCACCAGGCACACGCGCTCAAGATGGCGCAGCAGTCCGTCGTATTGCTGAAGAACGATAAACAAACCCTTCCCCTCCAAAAGAACATTAAAAAAGTGGCTGTTGTTGGTCCCAATGCCGACAACCGCATCTCCGTGCTCGGCAACTACAATGGTGTTCCTTCGCGCATCGTGACGGTGCTGGATGGGATAAAGGAAAAACTGGGTCCTGGTGTGGAAGTGATCTATGAAAAGGGCGTGAACTTCACCAATGATACCTTATTGGCCTACAGCGATCTTTCCAAACAATTCACGTACAACAACGCATCCGGTTTCCAGGCTGAGTACTTCGCCGGACGTGAACTGGAAGGTAATCCTGTTTTCACCAGGGTGGAACCAACGCTGGACCTCACCTGGCAAAGAGGCGATATTATTGGCAATGGACTCACGGCCACCAATTTTTCCGCCCGTTTCAATGCTGTTTTCAAACCTGCACAAACGGGTAAGATTAATCTGGAAGTGAATGCGGACGATGGTTACCGGCTTTTCGTGAACGGTAAAAAAGTAATCGATGCCTGGACGAGAAACCGCTGGGGCGCCCGCACCTATGCTTTGGATGCGAAAAAAGATTCTTCTTATAAAATTACTTTGGAATACTGGCAGGGAGACGATCAGGCGAATGTTTCGCTGCGTACGGGTAACTTTAAAAAGACCGATCACAAAGCGTTGGCCGCAAGACTGGCACAGGCAGATGTGATTATCTTCGCCGGAGGTATTTCTCCCCAACTGGAAGGAGAGGAAATGCCCGTGAATGATCCCGGTTTTGATGGCGGAGACAGAACCACCATTCAATTGCCGGTTGTGCAAACGGAATTGCTGAAAGCCCTGAAAGCAACAGGAAAGCCCCTGGTATTCGTGATGATGACGGGCAGCGCGATCGCTATTCCATGGGAAGACAAGAATGTTCCCGCTATCGTAAATGCCTGGTACGGCGGACAAAGCGCCGGAACGGCGATTGCTGACGTGCTCTTCGGCGACTATAACCCCGCGGGAAGATTACCCGTTACTTTCTATGCCAGTGATAAAGATATTCCCGGTTTCAGCGATTATACCATGAACGGCAGAACCTACCGCTACTTCAAAGGCAAAGCGCTTTATCCTTTCGGATACGGGTTGAGCTATACTAATTTTAAATATGCTGATCTTAAACTTCCTTCAGGAATTTCTTCCGGAAAAGAGTTGCCCGTTACCGTTACCCTCACCAATACGGGGAGCAGGGATGGCGAAGAAGTAATTCAACTGTATGTAGCACACCAGGGCGTGAAAGGGAAAGCCCCGATCCGCGCGTTGAAAGGCTTCAAACGGGTGTTCCTGAAAGCCGGGGAAACGGCCACATTTGATTTTACACTGAAGGCGGATGACCTATCGCTCGTAAAAGAAGCTGATGGTTCCCGTTATATTCCTTCCGGAAAAGTACAGGTGAGCGTTGGCGGTGGCCAGCCGGGAGAAAGAGCCGGTTCGGGGAATGTGGTGTCAGGCATCGTATCCATTCAATAA
- a CDS encoding glycoside hydrolase family 43 protein: protein MPEDPIDHIDFDELDKKAISKPLVTHLYTADPSAHVFNGKIYIYPSHDVEAGIPFDDLGSHFAMEDYHVFSMDAPGGEVKDHGVALHVKDVPWAEKQMWAPDAAYKNGKYYLYFPAKKADGIFQIGVAVGTDPAGPFVAEPEPIQNSYSIDPAVFVEDNGEAYMYFGGLWGGQLQSYRNNQYDVKHEEPSADEPALGPLVAKLSEDMLQFAEEVREIKILDENGNPLLAGDNERRFFEASWLHKHNGKYYFSYSTGDTHFLCYAIGDNPYGPFTYGGRILNPVVGWTSHHSICQFNDKWYLFYHDSSLSKGITHLRSIKMTELVHLEDGHIKTIDPYIW from the coding sequence ATGCCTGAGGATCCGATAGACCATATTGATTTTGATGAACTGGATAAAAAAGCGATTTCAAAACCCCTTGTAACGCATTTGTACACCGCGGATCCCTCCGCGCATGTGTTCAACGGAAAAATTTACATCTATCCTTCGCACGATGTGGAAGCAGGTATTCCATTTGACGACCTGGGTAGTCATTTCGCCATGGAAGATTACCATGTGTTTTCGATGGATGCGCCCGGTGGCGAAGTGAAGGACCATGGCGTGGCCCTGCATGTAAAAGATGTGCCCTGGGCTGAAAAGCAAATGTGGGCGCCCGACGCGGCGTACAAAAACGGTAAGTATTACCTCTATTTCCCCGCCAAAAAAGCGGATGGTATTTTCCAGATCGGAGTGGCGGTTGGAACGGATCCCGCCGGGCCATTCGTCGCAGAACCGGAACCCATCCAAAACAGTTATTCGATAGACCCCGCGGTTTTTGTGGAAGATAACGGGGAGGCGTACATGTATTTTGGCGGACTATGGGGCGGGCAGTTACAATCCTATAGGAACAACCAATATGATGTAAAGCACGAAGAGCCTTCTGCTGACGAACCGGCTTTAGGTCCGCTGGTGGCAAAGCTTTCAGAAGATATGCTTCAGTTTGCGGAAGAAGTGCGGGAAATAAAGATATTGGATGAGAACGGCAATCCGCTGCTGGCGGGCGACAACGAACGCCGCTTCTTCGAAGCAAGCTGGTTGCACAAGCACAACGGTAAATATTATTTCTCCTATTCAACAGGGGATACGCATTTTCTCTGTTATGCCATCGGCGATAATCCCTACGGACCGTTTACTTACGGAGGTAGAATACTGAACCCGGTGGTGGGCTGGACCAGCCACCATTCCATCTGTCAATTCAACGATAAATGGTATCTTTTCTACCACGATTCCAGTTTGTCGAAAGGGATAACCCACCTGCGTTCCATCAAAATGACGGAGCTGGTGCACCTGGAAGACGGACACATTAAAACCATCGATCCATACATCTGGTAA